In one window of Miscanthus floridulus cultivar M001 chromosome 12, ASM1932011v1, whole genome shotgun sequence DNA:
- the LOC136497478 gene encoding uncharacterized protein isoform X2 has translation MRVPRNIITHFIGLLLNRCPSVLCVSFRVEIASKVQKSVVQSGSFSINCRPAMICRLHCWLQGSGLYCCFFDISNVQGDAQLAKVSVRIPTSTDGTTAILKSQKLNLTSTGNSNDRSASIQAVLFAPYLLAGLTHGKLPVTDNHHSNDGLTLSIWEVNAANTASVAG, from the exons ATGCGTGTTCCAAGGAATATTATTACACATTTCATCGGATTACTTCT GAATCGATGCCCAAGTGTCTTATGTGTTTCATTCCGAGTGGAAATTGCATCCAAAGTTCAAAAGTCAGTTGTCCAATCAG GTAGCTTCTCAATAAACTGCCGGCCGGCCATGATCTGCAGGCTCCATTGTTGGTTGCAAGGATCAGGATTATATTGTTGTTTCTTTGACATTTCAAATGTTCAGGGAGATGCCCAACTAGCAAAGGTGAGTGTAAGGATCCCGACATCAACAGATGGCACAACGGCAATTCTGAAAAGCCAGAAACTCAATCTGACATCCACTGGCAACTCAA ATGACCGGTCGGCGTCCATCCAAGCGGTGCTGTTTGCGCCGTACCTCCTTGCTGGCCTGACACACGGCAAGCTGCCAGTGACAGACAACCACCACTCAAATGACGGCCTGACCCTGAGCATCTGGGAAGTGAACGCCGCAAACACCGCCTCCGTCGCCGGCTGA
- the LOC136498474 gene encoding transcription factor bHLH18-like: protein MQWAMTTLQHDEDLAVAPIDDGRGGGATFPSLRALREASQAAEMIQELIGEPRAANSCRCSGGDGDTNTTDGGTAGNISGTAPRRSNSGSATTQPVSWNFGAAPAPPGRDGGVPEAGAATGSLLPDLVYGSPPTRRAVVLKSVGSFYAQDHIIAERKRREKINQRFIELSTVIPGLKKMDKATILSDATRYVKELQEKLKALEDGGSGSNDRSIIESWVLVKKPCIAVPDEDAAGSSPSWGSSGTSPARNPLPEIEARFLNKNDVMVRIHCVDGKGVAVRVLAQLEELHLSIVHANVMPFQACTLIITITAKVDEGFTVAAEEILGRLKSAAAY, encoded by the exons ATGCAGTGGGCGATGACTACGCTGCAGCACGATGAGGACCTGGCGGTGGCCCCCATCGACGATGGCCGCGGCGGAGGGGCTACCTTCCCCTCGCTCCGAGCACTCCGCGAGGCCTCGCAAGCTGCAGAAATGATCCAGGAGCTGATCGGGGAACCTCGCGCAGCAAACAGCTGCCGCTGCTCCGGCGGCGACGGGGACACCAACACCACCGATGGTGGCACCGCAGGCAATATCTCAGGAACCGCGCCAAGAAGAAGCAACAGCGGTAGTGCCACCACCCAGCCCGTGAGCTGGAATTTTGGCGCCGCCCCCGCACCGCCTGGCCGCGACGGCGGCGTGCCTGAGGCCGGCGCTGCCACAGGCAGCCTGCTGCCAGATCTGGTGTACGGGTCACCGCCGACAAGGAGGGCCGTCGTCTTGAAGAGCGTGGGGTCCTTCTATGCGCAGGACCACATCATCGCAGAGAGGAAGCGGCGGGAGAAGATCAACCAGCGCTTCATCGAGCTCTCCACCGTCATCCCCGGCCTCAAGAAG ATGGACAAGGCTACGATCCTTTCTGACGCGACGAGATACGTGAAGGAGCTCCAAGAAAAGCTCAAGGCGCTTGAAGACGGCGGCAGTGGCAGTAACGACCGGAGCATCATCGAATCCTGGGTGCTCGTCAAGAAGCCGTGCATCGCAGTGCCCGACGAGGATGCTGCTGGCTCCTCCCCGTCGTGGGGCTCGTCGGGGACGTCGCCGGCGAGGAATCCGCTGCCGGAGATAGAAGCCCGATTCTTGAACAAGAACGACGTGATGGTGAGGATCCACTGCGTGGATGGCAAGGGAGTGGCCGTGAGGGTGCTCGCCCAGTTGGAGGAGCTCCACCTCAGCATCGTCCACGCCAATGTCATGCCGTTCCAGGCTTGCACTTTGATCATAACCATCACGGCGAAG GTGGACGAAGGCTTCACAGTCGCGGCGGAGGAGATCCTTGGCAGACTCAAGTCTGCTGCGGCATATTAG
- the LOC136497478 gene encoding uncharacterized protein isoform X1 — protein sequence MRVPRNIITHFIGLLLNRCPSVLCVSFRVEIASKVQKSVVQSGSFSINCRPAMICRLHCWLQGSGLYCCFFDISNVQGDAQLAKVSVRIPTSTDGTTAILKSQKLNLTSTGNSSNDDRSASIQAVLFAPYLLAGLTHGKLPVTDNHHSNDGLTLSIWEVNAANTASVAG from the exons ATGCGTGTTCCAAGGAATATTATTACACATTTCATCGGATTACTTCT GAATCGATGCCCAAGTGTCTTATGTGTTTCATTCCGAGTGGAAATTGCATCCAAAGTTCAAAAGTCAGTTGTCCAATCAG GTAGCTTCTCAATAAACTGCCGGCCGGCCATGATCTGCAGGCTCCATTGTTGGTTGCAAGGATCAGGATTATATTGTTGTTTCTTTGACATTTCAAATGTTCAGGGAGATGCCCAACTAGCAAAGGTGAGTGTAAGGATCCCGACATCAACAGATGGCACAACGGCAATTCTGAAAAGCCAGAAACTCAATCTGACATCCACTGGCAACTCAAGTAATG ATGACCGGTCGGCGTCCATCCAAGCGGTGCTGTTTGCGCCGTACCTCCTTGCTGGCCTGACACACGGCAAGCTGCCAGTGACAGACAACCACCACTCAAATGACGGCCTGACCCTGAGCATCTGGGAAGTGAACGCCGCAAACACCGCCTCCGTCGCCGGCTGA
- the LOC136497502 gene encoding protein Rf1, mitochondrial-like: MYARGLHPNVVTYGLLLDYLCKNGKCTEARKIFDVMIRKGIKPNVTIYNILLYGYVAKGALADLPDLLDLIVANGISPDHYIFNTMFCAYAKKAMIDEAMHILSKMRQQGLSPNVVTYGTLIDALCKLGRVDDVVLKFNQMIDEGVTPNIVVFNSLIYGLCTVDRWEKAEELFFEMLDQEIRPDIVSFNTIMSNLCKEGRVMEAQNVIDLMERVGVRPDVISYSTLIGGHCLAGRIDEAAKLLDSMVSVGLKPDILCYDALLRGYCKTGRMDNAYCLVREMLRKQVMPGAVTYSTILHGLFQTWRFSEAKELYHNMIKTRKQWGIYTYNIILNGFCKNNCVDEAFEMFQSLCSKDIRPDIITFNIMIGCLLKSGRKKDAMDLFAAIPAHGLVPDVVTYRLMMENLIQEGLLDEFDNLFLAMEKSGCTPNSYMLNGIVRRLLGGGEIMRAGAYLSKIDEMNFSLEASTTSLLISLFLREEYKNHAKSLPEKYHFLEEVNK, translated from the coding sequence ATGTACGCACGTGGTCTTCACCCAAATGTTGTTACTTATGGTTTGTTACTGGACTATCTATGCAAGAATGGAAAATGCACAGAAGCGAGGAAGATTTTTGATGTTATGATTAGGAAGGGCATAAAACCTAATGTAACTATCTACAACATTCTTCTTTACGGGTATGTTGCTAAAGGAGCCCTTGCTGATTTGCCTGATCTCCTAGATTTGATTGTAGCAAATGGTATTTCACCTGATCATTACATCTTCAACACTATGTTCTGTGCATATGCTAAAAAGGCAATGATAGATGAGGCGATGCATATACTTAGCAAAATGAGGCAGCAAGGATTGAGTCCTAATGTAGTCACTTATGGAACATTAATAGATGCACTTTGTAAGTTGGGAAGAGTGGATGATGTTGTGCTTAAATTCAATCAGATGATCGATGAAGGAGTGACTCCTAACATTGTTGTTTTTAACTCCCTGATTTATGGACTCTGCACCGTTGACAGATGGGAGAAGGCTGAGGAATTATTTTTTGAAATGTTGGATCAAGAAATCCGTCCCGACATCGTGTCCTTCAACACCATAATGTCTAACTTATGCAAAGAAGGACGGGTCATGGAAGCCCAGAATGTCATTGACTTGATGGAACGTGTAGGCGTGAGGCCTGATGTTATCTCATATAGTACATTAATAGGTGGCCACTGCTTAGCTGGTAGAATTGATGAAGCAGCAAAGTTACTAGATAGTATGGTCTCAGTTGGCTTGAAACCAGACATTTTGTGCTATGATGCATTGCTTCGCGGCTACTGTAAAACTGGCAGGATGGACAATGCATATTGTCTTGTCCGAGAAATGTTGAGGAAGCAAGTTATGCCTGGTGCTGTGACTTACAGTACTATACTGCATGGTTTATTTCAGACTTGGAGATTTTCTGAAGCAAAGGAACTCTACCACAATATGATTAAAACTAGGAAACAATGGGGCATTTACACATACAACATAATTCTAAATGGGTTTTGCAAAAATAATTGTGTTGATGAAGCATTTGAAATGTTCCAGAGTCTGTGTTCTAAGGATATTCGTCCTGACATTATTACTTTCAATATTATGATTGGTTGTTTGCTCAAAAGTGGCAGAAAGAAAGATGCCATGGATTTGTTCGCTGCTATCCCTGCCCATGGTTTAGTTCCGGATGTGGTGACCTATCGCTTAATGATGGAAAATCTCATACAAGAAGGGCTGCTAGATGAGTTTGACAATTTGTTTTTAGCAATGGAAAAGAGTGGATGCACTCCAAACTCATACATGCTAAATGGTATAGTTAGGAGGCTGCTGGGTGGAGGGGAGATAATGAGGGCTGGGGCTTACCTCTCCAAAATTGATGAAATGAACTTCTCACTTGAGGCTTCCACTACTTCCTTGCTAATATCACTTTTCTTGAGGGAGGAATATAAGAACCATGCAAAGTCCCTACCTGAAAAGTACCATTTTCTTGAGGAGGTCAACAAATGA